The following coding sequences lie in one Euzebyales bacterium genomic window:
- a CDS encoding RNA polymerase sigma-70 factor has product MTTDDVVSANQGRLFGIAYRMLGEVGEAEDAVQEAFLRWTRADQAEIANPAGWLTTVMSRICLDRLKSAQRRRETYVGPWLPEPLATDDADPADLAGTADTLNLAFLVVLEQLSPVERAVFLLHDVFGYRHDEIASMLDRSPAAVRQAASRARAHLAERRPRYERDAQRRDDVARAFVDAVAGADLDALMAVLAPDVTFVADGGGVVSAARHPQHGAERVAQVILSLARLRPLDWTFSVRELNGEPGICVHRADGAIDSAWILHAADGRIRGIDVLRNPAKLANLSQREPGS; this is encoded by the coding sequence ATGACCACCGATGACGTCGTGTCTGCCAACCAGGGACGGCTGTTCGGCATCGCCTACCGCATGCTCGGCGAGGTCGGTGAGGCCGAGGACGCCGTGCAGGAGGCGTTCCTGCGGTGGACCCGGGCCGATCAGGCGGAGATCGCCAACCCCGCCGGATGGCTCACGACGGTCATGTCGCGGATCTGCCTGGACCGTCTGAAGTCCGCCCAGCGCCGGCGGGAGACGTACGTGGGGCCGTGGCTGCCCGAGCCGTTGGCCACCGACGACGCGGATCCGGCGGACCTGGCGGGTACCGCCGACACCCTGAACCTGGCGTTCCTGGTCGTGCTCGAGCAGTTGTCGCCGGTCGAGCGCGCCGTGTTCCTGCTGCACGACGTGTTCGGCTACCGCCACGACGAGATCGCCTCCATGCTCGACCGCTCACCCGCGGCCGTGCGGCAGGCCGCGTCGCGCGCGCGTGCGCACCTGGCCGAGCGACGTCCCCGGTACGAGCGGGACGCGCAGCGGCGTGACGACGTGGCGCGGGCATTCGTCGACGCGGTGGCCGGCGCCGACCTCGATGCGCTGATGGCGGTGCTGGCTCCCGACGTGACGTTCGTCGCCGACGGAGGTGGCGTCGTGTCGGCCGCGCGGCATCCGCAGCACGGAGCGGAGCGCGTCGCCCAGGTCATCCTGTCGCTGGCGCGGCTGCGGCCGTTGGACTGGACATTCTCGGTGCGCGAGCTCAACGGCGAGCCCGGCATCTGCGTCCACCGGGCGGACGGGGCCATCGACAGCGCGTGGATCCTGCACGCGGCGGACGGGCGGATCAGGGGCATCGACGTGCTCCGCAACCCGGCGAAGCTGGCGAACCTGTCGCAGCGCGAACCGGGATCATGA
- a CDS encoding dimethylsulfoniopropionate demethylase, with product MTAGAHGGPTLSPSTRVRITPFTPRVEAAGVRAYTVYNHTLLPVTFRSLDEDYWHLTEHVQLWDVSCQRQVEVRGPDAARLVQLLTPRDLSTARPGRCLYAPLVDADGGVVNDPVISVLDDDRFWLSIADADVDLWVAGLAHGLGLDAAVTTPPVAPLAVQGPKAEDLVARVLGDVVRDIRFFRFSHVAFAGHPLMVARTGWSRQGGFEIYVDRVDLALPLWDALWDAGQDLDVAAGGPNLIERIEGGLLSYGADMTRAHNPFECRFERYCHVDRPITFLARAALEEVAARGALRRIMGLELDATALPPCVMPWPVTVGGQRVGEVTSAAVSPARRRGVAIAMLDRTHARPGTDLTVTMPDGVTAATVSELPFRPPGS from the coding sequence ATGACCGCAGGCGCGCACGGGGGGCCGACGCTGAGCCCGAGCACGAGGGTGCGGATCACCCCGTTCACGCCGCGGGTCGAGGCGGCGGGCGTCCGCGCGTACACCGTGTACAACCACACGCTGCTCCCGGTGACGTTCCGATCGTTGGACGAGGACTACTGGCACCTGACCGAGCACGTCCAGCTGTGGGACGTGTCATGCCAGCGCCAGGTCGAGGTGCGGGGACCCGACGCCGCGCGGCTGGTGCAGCTGCTGACCCCCAGGGATCTGTCCACGGCGCGGCCCGGGCGCTGCCTGTACGCACCGCTGGTCGACGCTGACGGGGGTGTCGTCAACGACCCGGTCATCTCGGTCCTGGACGACGACCGCTTCTGGCTGTCGATCGCGGACGCCGACGTCGACCTGTGGGTCGCCGGCCTCGCACACGGCCTCGGGCTGGACGCCGCGGTCACCACGCCGCCGGTCGCGCCGCTCGCGGTGCAGGGACCCAAGGCGGAGGACCTCGTGGCCCGCGTGCTCGGCGACGTCGTCCGCGACATCCGCTTCTTCCGCTTCAGCCACGTGGCCTTCGCCGGTCATCCGCTGATGGTGGCCCGCACCGGCTGGAGCCGGCAGGGCGGCTTCGAGATCTACGTCGACCGCGTCGACCTCGCGCTCCCGCTGTGGGACGCGCTGTGGGACGCCGGCCAGGACCTGGACGTCGCCGCCGGCGGCCCCAACCTGATCGAGCGGATCGAGGGCGGGCTGCTGTCGTACGGCGCGGACATGACGCGCGCCCACAACCCGTTCGAGTGCCGCTTCGAGCGGTACTGCCACGTCGACCGGCCCATCACGTTCCTCGCCCGCGCCGCCTTGGAGGAGGTCGCCGCCCGTGGCGCCCTGCGCAGGATCATGGGCCTGGAGCTGGATGCCACCGCGCTCCCGCCGTGTGTCATGCCGTGGCCCGTGACGGTCGGCGGCCAGCGCGTCGGTGAGGTGACCTCGGCGGCGGTCTCACCCGCCCGGCGGCGCGGCGTCGCGATCGCGATGCTCGACCGCACGCACGCGCGACCAGGCACGGACCTGACCGTCACGATGCCGGACGGCGTCACGGCGGCGACGGTCTCGGAGCTGCCGTTCCGGCCGCCGGGGTCATGA
- a CDS encoding CoA-acylating methylmalonate-semialdehyde dehydrogenase, producing the protein MRTIKHWINGEPAIGDSTRAAPVWNPATGQQQAEVVLASTTDVDAAVGAAAAAFEEWSHTSLSRRTSILFNFRELINDRTDELTEIVSDEHGKVLSDAKGEVQRGLEVVEFACGIPQLLKGEYSDQVSADVDAFSYREPLGVCAGITPFNFPMMVPMWMHPVAIACGNTFVLKPSERDPSVSERVAELWAEAGLPGGVFNVVHGDNEAVDALLEHSDVAAVSFVGSTPTARYIHGRANEHGKRVQALGGAKNHAIVLPDADLDFASDHLVAAAFGSAGERCMAVSAAVAVGSSGDALNEMLHNKGAAVKVGPGRDPASEMGPVVTKQAQERILGYIESGEQAGAKVTLDGRGLVVEGHEEGFWVGPTVLDHVTTDMEVYTDEIFGPVLSVVRSDTVDDAIALINANPYGNGTAIFTNSGEAARRFHRGVNVGMVGINVPVPVPMAYHSFGGWKASLFGASGVHGPEGVTFYTQSKKVTVRWPHVHHASGASYDMPTAD; encoded by the coding sequence GTGAGGACCATCAAGCACTGGATCAACGGGGAACCGGCCATCGGCGACTCGACCCGAGCCGCGCCCGTGTGGAATCCCGCGACGGGCCAGCAGCAGGCGGAGGTCGTGCTCGCCTCGACCACCGACGTCGACGCCGCCGTGGGGGCCGCCGCGGCGGCATTCGAGGAGTGGTCGCACACGTCGTTGTCGCGGCGGACCAGCATCCTGTTCAACTTCCGCGAGCTGATCAACGACCGCACTGACGAGCTGACGGAGATCGTCTCCGACGAGCATGGCAAGGTGCTGTCGGACGCCAAGGGTGAGGTGCAACGCGGGCTCGAGGTCGTCGAGTTTGCGTGCGGCATCCCGCAGCTGCTCAAGGGCGAGTACTCCGATCAGGTGTCGGCCGACGTCGACGCGTTCAGCTACCGCGAGCCGCTCGGGGTCTGTGCGGGCATCACGCCCTTCAACTTCCCGATGATGGTCCCGATGTGGATGCATCCCGTCGCGATCGCGTGCGGCAACACGTTCGTGCTCAAGCCCAGCGAACGCGATCCGTCGGTGTCAGAGCGCGTGGCCGAGCTGTGGGCCGAGGCCGGCCTGCCCGGCGGGGTCTTCAATGTCGTCCACGGCGACAACGAAGCCGTCGACGCCCTGCTCGAGCATTCGGACGTGGCGGCGGTGTCATTCGTCGGATCGACCCCGACCGCCAGGTACATCCACGGTCGCGCCAACGAGCACGGCAAGCGGGTCCAGGCGCTGGGTGGCGCGAAGAACCACGCCATCGTGCTGCCGGACGCCGACCTGGACTTCGCGAGCGACCACCTCGTCGCGGCGGCGTTCGGCTCCGCGGGCGAGCGGTGCATGGCGGTCTCGGCGGCCGTCGCCGTCGGTTCGTCGGGCGACGCGCTCAACGAAATGCTACACAACAAGGGCGCAGCGGTGAAGGTCGGCCCAGGCCGTGACCCGGCCAGCGAGATGGGGCCGGTGGTCACCAAGCAGGCGCAGGAGCGGATCCTTGGCTACATCGAATCGGGCGAGCAGGCCGGCGCGAAGGTGACGCTCGACGGCCGCGGCCTGGTGGTCGAGGGCCACGAGGAGGGCTTCTGGGTCGGGCCGACCGTGCTGGACCACGTCACGACCGACATGGAGGTCTACACCGACGAGATCTTCGGGCCGGTCCTGTCGGTCGTGCGCAGCGACACCGTCGACGACGCGATCGCGCTGATCAACGCCAACCCCTATGGCAACGGCACCGCCATCTTCACCAACAGCGGCGAGGCGGCCCGGCGATTCCACCGTGGAGTCAACGTCGGAATGGTCGGCATCAACGTGCCGGTCCCGGTGCCGATGGCCTACCACTCGTTCGGCGGCTGGAAGGCCTCGCTGTTCGGCGCCAGCGGGGTCCATGGGCCCGAGGGCGTGACGTTCTACACCCAGAGCAAGAAGGTCACTGTCCGCTGGCCCCACGTCCACCACGCGTCGGGCGCCAGCTACGACATGCCGACCGCCGACTAG